In one window of Pseudochaenichthys georgianus chromosome 5, fPseGeo1.2, whole genome shotgun sequence DNA:
- the LOC117447162 gene encoding adenosine receptor A1-like: protein MDVEEMIYTFFEVLIAFSCCLGNMLVILALWTSKSIQEPTFSLIVSLAVADFLVGCVAIPMAVVVDGRVPTSFHGCVFISCVVVLLTLVSVFSLTAISVDRFLRVHIPLRYKKTVTQRHSCLVVAACWLFAIPLSFVPMLGWYNHDTLSKSVNSTITCKFIAVIPISYLVYFNFVLCNLIPLLVMTALYGNIFCTIRGILRDKPGNGAQKQCQKYLKKEKQLAGSLSLVLAMFALSWLPIHIINCITYFSGKKIPVVYIHVGILLSHANSAVNPVVYAFKIEKIKTAYLKLWRQYISCGEINQGSQINQTTDNPSSDANNE, encoded by the exons ATGGATGTGGAGGAAATGATCTACACGTTTTTTGAGGTGCTCATTGCTTTTAGCTGCTGTCTTGGTAATATGTTGGTGATTTTGGCACTGTGGACCAGTAAAAGCATTCAGGAGCCCACCTTCAGTCTTATCGTCAGTCTGGCTGTGGCTGACTTTCTGGTCGGCTGCGTTGCCATACCAATGGCTGTGGTGGTGGACGGACGAGTGCCCACTTCATTTCATGGCTGTGTCTTCATCAGCTGTGTGGTCGTCCTGTTGACTCTGGTCTCAGTTTTTTCCCTCACGGCTATTTCTGTGGACCGCTTCCTCCGGGTGCATATCCCTCTCAG GTACAAAAAGACTGTGACACAGAGACATTCTTGCCTTGTGGTCGCAGCATGTTGGCTTTTTGCAATACCACTGAGTTTTGTTCCCATGCTTGGATGGTACAACCATGACACCCTGTCTAAGTCAGTAAACTCCACCATTACCTGCAAGTTTATTGCTGTCATCCCCATTTCATACCTGGTTTACTTCAACTTTGTTCTCTGCAACCTGATACCTCTGTTGGTGATGACCGCTCTTTACGGCAACATCTTCTGCACCATCCGAGGAATCCTTCGAGATAAACCAGGCAACGGGGCCCAGAAACAGTGTCAGAAGTACCTGAAGAAAGAGAAACAGCTGGCAGGATCTCTGTCCCTGGTCTTGGCTATGTTTGCCTTGTCCTGGCTCCCTATCCACATTATAAACTGCATTACTTACTTCAGTGGGAAGAAAATACCAGTTGTATATATTCATGTTGGCATCCTGCTTTCTCATGCTAACTCAGCTGTAAACCCAGTTGTGTATGCGTTCAAAATAGAAAAGATCAAGACAGCGTACCTAAAGCTCTGGAGACAGTACATCTCATGTGGAGAAATAAATCAAGGATCTCAGATAAACCAGACAACAGACAATCCCAGTAGTGATGCCAATAATGAGTGA
- the tulp1a gene encoding tubby-related protein 1 has translation MSAEKKPKKKKEETNSTSEAKPIAKEAKPKKTKTKKNEDGSEEEIPAIQNGKKVKKKKPEKDQEEPEKGKEKEKEPKKKSKSAPKKKKGSGTDNDDDDDDEDTSKKKTKKKTTKDSSPSSTTAKEKKSKSKEEKDPDGKEKKSKSKEKEKDKKKEPASMFQINGDKDSKSKKKAAKSDSDESEEETKSTKSKKKSSASATSLFQTSLDKDKDKDKDKDKDKDKKTKKKAKAEQSDDSDSEKEEKSKKKKGKGKKKKDRAPSPEIEFDNLEKFVIEPAPQGVTVKCRVTRDQRGMDKGFYPLYYFHLDNEKKTFLLVGRKRKKCATSNYLISIDSTDLSRGGDNFVGKLRSNLMGTKFTVFDNALNPDRALPDMSNARQEMAGIVYETNVLGMKGPRRMTVVIPGMDKNNDRVPLRPRSELDGLLIRHQNRRMDNLIELQNKTPVWNEDSSSHVLNFNGRVTQASIKNFQIVHSKDLDYIVMQFGRIADDIFTLDYNYPMCALQAFAIALSSFDGKIACE, from the exons ATGTCTGCAGAGAAG AAGCCAAAAAAGAAGAAAGAGGAAACCAACAGCACATCAGAAGCCAAGCCCATTGCAAAAGAAGCCAAGCCCaaaaaaacaaagacaaaaaaaaatgaagatGGATCCGAAGAGGAAATTCCTGCCATCCAAA ATGGAAAGAAGGTGAAGAAAAAGAAACCAGAAAAAGATCAAGAAGAACCAgaaaagggaaaagaaaaggagaAAGAGCCAAAAAAGAAATCCAAAAGTGctccaaaaaagaaaaaag GTTCAGGCACCGATAACGacgatgatgacgatgatgaagACACCTCCAAAAAGAAGACTAAGAAAAAGACAACAAAAGACAGTTCTCCGTCTTCAACCACTGCCAAAGAAAAGAAATCTAAATCAAAAG AGGAAAAAGATCCTGatggaaaagaaaaaaaatccaagtcaaaggagaaggagaaggacaAGAAGAAAGAACCAGCATCAATGTTCCAGATAAACGGAGACAAAGACTCAAAAAGCAAGAAGAAAG CTGCCAAATCCGACAGTGATGAGAGTGAAGAGGAGACAAAGTCAACCAAATCTAAGAAGAAATCCAGCGCCAGCGCAACATCCCTCTTCCAAACATCATTAGACAAGGACAAAGACAAGGACAAAGACAAAGATAAAGACAAAGACAAGAAGACAAAGAAAAAAG CAAAGGCAGAACAGAGTGATGATTCTgactcagaaaaagaagagaaatCAAAGAAGAAAAAGGGCAAAGGGAAGAAGAAAAAG GACAGAGCTCCTTCACCAGAGATTGAGTTTGACAACTTGGAGAAGTTTGTGATAGAGCCGGCTCCGCAGGGCGTGACGGTGAAATGCAGAGTGACTCGGGACCAAAGAGGGATGGACAAGGGCTTCTACCCTCTGTATTACTTTCACCTTGACAACGAGAAGAAG ACATTCCTGCTGGTTGGGAGGAAAAGGAAGAAATGTGCAACCTCAAATTACCTCATCTCCATCGATTCCACAGATTTATCGAGAGGTGGAGACAATTTTGTTGGAAAGCTGAG GTCTAACCTAATGGGGACTAAGTTCACTGTCTTTGACAACGCTCTGAATCCAGACAGAGCTCTTCCAGACATGTCTAATGCGCGGCAGGAGATGGCTGGCATCGTTTAT GAAACAAATGTCTTAGGGATGAAAGGACCCAGAAGAATGACGGTTGTCATTCCGGGGATGGACAAAAACAACGACCGAGTGCCTCTCCGACCAAGAAGT GAACTTGACGGCTTGTTGATAAGGCACCAGAATAGGCGCATGGACAATCTGATTGAACTTCAAAACAAGACGCCTGTGTGGAATGAAGATAGTTCGTCCCATGTGCTCAACTTCAACGGCAGGGTCACCCAGGCCTCCATCAAGAACTTCCAGATAGTCCATAGCAAAGACC TTGACTACATCGTGATGCAGTTTGGTCGAATAGCTGATGACATTTTCACGCTGGACTACAACTACCCGATGTGTGCCTTGCAGGCCTTTGCTATCGCACTCTCCAGCTTTGATGGCAAAATCGCCTGCGAGTAA